ATAGACCAtgaattcttcaattaaaaaagggtTCGGAATCTCCATTCTTTACTGCATATTTATTTCCAAAGTATCtctatataatattattgtattttctcttaaaaGATCACTAACTTAATCATCAAAAAGTCcctaaattcacaaaaaaagaaCCTTTTGCAGGTATCAAGCACCCATCTTTAGCCACTTTGGCAAGGAAGAATGGATAAGATTGTCAAAACCACTAAATTAACCGATTATCCAAGATATAAGCCTTGCCCCAAAGttacatgggttttttttgAACATCTTCATTAGCGTTATATGTGGAAAACTGATAAAAAACCACTACTTTCTTTTTAATGACATTTCCACGTCATTTTATGGTATATATTAATCATGACACATCTTAGTTAAAATGCTTGATGAATCTACCTGTTACCGCAAACACTTCTACTTATTCGGACCTTCAAATGTTAATAATAGTGTCTCTCTGATTTGGTGATTCGTGAAAATTACTATCTGAGACTGAAAATTTAGACAGCTTATAGTTTATGACAATCTAACTTTGAAATAATATCTAACCCAggcaagaaaaaatattctctAAGTAGTCTTTGCACAAACCTTAAACGACTTTAGATTGTTTAACAAGATCCTAggaaccctaaaaaaataatttaaattaccaTTTCACtatgtttatatgttttgaaaaacCCAATAATGATACTAAGttcctttaaatttaagttaaaggCCATGGATTAGGAGATTAATAATTCTTCTTATAGTGAAGAAGCATGATTAAATctcatgaatttattaaaaagttaGATCTTGAAGCTAAAAAGGCAAGtggaataaaataattcattgtaatcctttcaaatttattataaaattaaagtcgAAAGTAAATATTTGTTTGGATTTTCAAGCATTAATAAATGGCAAAACCATggcttttttattcatgtaaagTTGTTGGATGGAAATTTCATGTGGTTATATCATTGTTAGGATTGGGTTTAATGTATTGTGAGCAAGCTATTTTATTATGCTTCttctttaattgatatttttaaacaaaaataagttttttattagtCAAGTGATCTATTATAAAACTAATAAGTTTAGAGAGGTTAGTACACCTTATTTAGGATTTAGTCAAGAAGAGGATTTGAATACCTTTATGTTTGGGAAGATTCAAGCCGCTAGTGTCTTATCTTTGCTTCTTAGATGTTATGGTATTGTTCTTTGAAGTTTTTGTTAAGCAGGCGATAGTTATGAAATTAAGTATTTTCACTTATTacaataatttgaaaatcaatattatcctaaaaacacaagtaattttttttttaatgaaataacatAATTCAATACTTGTCACAATTAAGAAATATGATATTTAAAGTTATCACGATTGGGAAAAgtgatatttcaaataaattcttaaatagGTTGCAACAAATTGTAATAAGGAGAGAgtaaagaggggaaaaaaaaaaaacagaccttAAAGACACATCGAAGCTTTAATTACAACATCATTTGTACCATTGAAAAGACCTCGATAAAAAAAGTCTCATAACATcaagaaaaatcatcaacaattaCTAGAGTTGGCCATGCTCTTCATCCAAAAGCAAATGAACAGTTATAATGAAgagaaaagatatataaaaaagaaataaagaaagaaagagacccTTAAGGCATATCAAAGTTTCGATTATGATACCATTGATATCATTGGAAAGATTTTAACGAGATAGATCCAACAACATCAAGAAAGGTCATCAACTATAACTAGAGTGGGACACACTCTTCATCCAAATGAAAGTGAACAATTATAACGAAGAGAGatgagagacaaaaaaaaaaagacctcaGAAGCTCACTGAAGTTTCAATTATAACATTATTCCATAAGAAAGATCTcagtgataaaaattaaatgacacTAATAAAGGTCATCAATGGTGACTGGAGTGAGCTATTCACGTAGCTAAAATTCAATTGAGCCACTTGTATGGCCCACTTTAGTCACCATTAGTAACCTTTTTTTGCTGACGTTGGATCTTTCTCATTGAGATCTATCAAATAGTACTTGTGGTGTTGTAATAGAAgctttgtgtgttttttgggtcttattctttctttcatttactCTTTTCTTGTTGTAATTTCTCACTTGCCTTTGAACGAAGAGTGTGGCCCATTCTAGTCACCATTGGTGaccttctttagtttttttggctttttctCATTGAGATTTATCTAATGGTATCAATGATGTCATAATTAAAGCTTCAGTGTGTCTTTATGGTCTCTTTTTTTTGgtccttttctctttcctctctctttaGTGACATTTTCTTGGTGTCGTTGAATTCATTTCGTCGATATCTTTTTTATGGTATTGGTGGTGTCATGATTGGAGTTTTAGCGTGCCTTTAAGGTCTTAGTCACCATTGATAACCTTCCTTGGTGTTGTTGAATTTGTTTCATCAAAATCTTTCTgatgatattgttttagttGTATCGGAGCTTCAGTATACCTCTAGGGCATCTTCCttcctttcttgttttcttctctctcctctcttctcattGTAATTTTTACTAGTCCATTTAACAATTTCTTTGAAATGTTGTGTTTCCCACTACGACGTTTTAAGATGTCTTATCTTTCAATTGCAACTTGTATCAAACTATGCTATTTCACTAAgacttttttaaattgtgttgtttcgccaaatattcttttaaactatgcttattttaaaaggaaatcCATGAAATCTTGTTTAAAGAGATTTTGCTCTGCTTCAAGCCAAGAGGTTAGCAAGTCTAAACCTCAGATTTTCTTCTCTAAGAATGCTCGGATGAGAGTTCGACAAAAGATTTATGCTGTCTTCGAGCTCCAAAGGATGGATGATTTAAACATAGGAGAGAAGTTTATTATTGAGAAAGTTCAGCAAAGATTTGCTGGGTGGAAGGCAAAGTAACCATCAAATGGCGGGGAGGTTAACTATCAATGATTTGGTCAAGTGGAATGATGTTCGTCAACCTAAGAAGAGTAGGGTTTGTAAGTTGCAATCTTAGGATGAAGCCTTTATGTTGAAACTAGGCTGGAGTTTAATTACACAACCTAGTTCGTTTTGGGTTCTACTTTTACGTTGGCAAGTATTCCAGAGGTGTTCTAGTTTTAGAAGGAGTTACAACGAGGAGCAATGATTCAGTTTTATGGAAGAGTATTGTTGTTGTTTCGGACAAGCTGAAGTCAGAAATCCATTGCCGTTTTGCTTTGCTTCTTTATAGCCACATGACATCCATTTCAACTTGCTTTCAGATAACACAACGAGTGAGTTCACATGCAAAAACCATACAGTTAATAGGTGCAGAAATCCTTGTACCCAAAATAACCTTGAAGCTCAGCCAAGTTTCCCCGGCCATTGCCTGCTCATTGAATCTAAGCTGACATGAAACCCTCAGGCTGGCGCACAAGCTAGCTGATATCATTTATTTCATCCAAATTACATATTTGCACGCAAATTCTGATGGAATGACTACTGAAGTATTATAAATTGAATGAGGTAACAAGGCAGCTGAAAGAACTGCAACAAGTAAAAACCAATCCGAAGCTCACGCTGATAAATTACAACGACCCAAATCGGGAAGATACATGAGGATTCATTAGTCATAAAATCTGATATTATCTGGCATCCAATGCTTGTTTACCAATAAGGTACAATGTGCTCATTTGGGAACATCTTCACTCCCCTTCACTTAAAATTGGGACAATGAGAGGTTTCATTTGTGCTAAATACACAATGGCCCACCTGACgcacaacaagaaaaaaagaagaagaaaaagaataagtgtAACAGGAAACAACTGCATGCAGTTctgaataagaaataaataaccTGAAAGACAATTGACTGAACAGGTTTCCCAACTATGCTCCAGgaaagaagattaaaaaaatgaaaataaaaatttcagtgCAAGCAGATGGTGCAAAATCTGAGGAAAATAGCTTATTCATGCTTTCACTACATTAACAAAGTGCAAATATTATTCAAACAACAatggaaaagaaagggaaagggtaaaaaatataaatgggtAAACTTAGGTATGCTTTGAAGGTGCAATTCATCTACATGAACCCGTTCCTCgacaatttctctttcaaaaatcATGTACTTGCCATTTATGAACATGCCACAGAACCAGGGTGGGTGCATTCATATCACTGAGAAATaaaatggatgatttttttcttatggcaAAATGACATTGATAGcagatcctcctcctccaacgTGACATGGGATTCTGTTACTGTCAGGCTAATTGTCTCAACAATGGTAACAAAGCAGAACCCCCAAAGTTGGCAATAGAGCTTTCTCAACTAATTCTAAGCTCAATGGGAAGGAAACATGtatgaagaaaagaacaaatttGTTAATGCACAGTTTCAATTTACCCTAAACTAcataatggataaaaaaaaatgaataattttctGAGCAGCTACTGACAAGGATGAAAATCTCAGGCGGATATGCTGCCAACCTAGGGAAACTTTTGGAGAAAGGGCATAAACAGGACTAGCACTCAATAAAATTGAGTAATGGTCATGGTTTTGCAACATCATGAAATCCCGTTATTGTATAATCACTCTTCTAAATTTATGGATGCATGCATGCAGCTGGAACACTAACCACATATCCAGGACACAGATGATCATAAATCAAATTCCTTCTACGTAGAAAATGAATACAGtcatagaagaaacaaaaatgcaaGCCAGTACAAACTTACATCATCCAACAACAGACTGTTGCTGTTAGGACCAATGTAAGGTGGAGCCTGCAACAGTAAAACCAAGATTAGCTATATTGCATAAGAATAAAAAGAGCAAGAGATGACCATACAGAGGCCATATTCACTTAATTAAATCTGAATGACTTAATGCATACACCGTCTTATTTATTGGCTAATTTAAAAGATCAGACAAATACAAACATCTGACCATTAAAATTACTCACGGTGAATGAGAGACTCATTCATGATGGTACTTGCATAAACATCGGATTGTGCTTTAATCCAACCTATCATTGAGCAATTGTACCATGCATACTTCAGCACAGACACAGAACTAGAATTGGTGGCTACAAGAAACAGCATTTccagaaaatgtttttttcacatGCAGAGCCAGTTCAACATAAAAGTCTGATGGCACGCCAGGGGTATCATAATACTAGAATCATATGCATTTAGGTTATGTTTGGCATGActtttggattttgattcttttgactcaaagaaaaagtcataaatatatttggttaagaaTAACTTTTAACTTAGATCAAAAGTTTTTCACAAAAGTGAGTTAAAATTTCTAGCTTTTGACTTATGAATTAGTACTTATGCTACTTCCCTTCTTCAAAAgagttgttttgaattattatttttttttttgccaaacatACTTCTTCATGAgttattgatgaaaaataatttttgaattatgactgaaaatcaaaagttaattttCACAAGTCATGCCAAAAGGACTCTTAGTCAATAAAGATTAAAGACATGGCTTATGATTTTACAAGGATGAACTTGGAAATATGCAGACAATTGAGAAACAGAAATTAGATACCATCAAACGTGGACTCTCACAActaattgaagaataaaaaagaacatggaATCCGCCATTTGATCATCAATACCATAACTAAACCTGGCAGTTAGCTCATCGCAGCAACATGACAACAGAGAAGCTACATGCTAGTAATTCTTATTGATGGTTAAGTAAAATTGGCTATGATCAAGATTTGCATTGGTATTTTACAgttgaattaaattgatatgGCAACCTCTAACAATTAACAACCTACAAAGAAATAACTAACTTGAATCGATTAAAGAAAATGAAGCGTACAAATTAGTAGAGGGTCCTCTGTTGCAGCAGATTCTGGTACAAAGCGAAGCGATTATCCCAATCACTACGAAAATCAGTGTCGTTACGAAAAACCCCATCCCTCTTTATTCGATCTCGAGATCTCTTtctgcaaaaataaaatttacagttagaaaaacaaagaaaaggaaaagaaaaccgTATCGGCATCGGTATCGTTATCGGATCTCACTTGGGAATTTGATGATGAAGCTTCCTGTGCTTCGTTTTTCAGGTCCCTCGCTTCGCTGTCGCGAGATCCAGCTTTTTTAACTGAATTTtgattaacaataataatcGTAATCCATTAATCCTGAACCTTCCCGCTGGCCCAAATATTTGTAGTTCAATCTGCGTGGGTTTCGGTTAACGAGGCCCATGCCAGCCCATTAAATGATTAAAAGTGATCGTGTAAGGATCTGATTGCAAGATCTTTTTCACTATAATGACtgaattgtatttttatgaagTTTTGAGGATCAAAAGACTTCCAAATAACGATCAATTTatagatttaaataaaatacagagGTTATTTGAAAATCACAAGGATTAAGATGACTAATAAGTTCTATTTGGGTGACAAGACTacttctaaaaattttaaaatacataaatttatgtgtttattagaatcataataataaatttgaaataactAGGTTGATTTATAGGATGTATAGAAATGCATTGCGAAGACCATTCCTTGATAAAAACACAcagattttttttcacatgaaaatcatttttcctTACCTTTATAAATACTAACTTAATTATTATAAGGCTACGAACTTGTTTTTGCAAGTAATCATGGAGCCTAAAATCAACAACAATATTCAATAACTCATTCACCAAGCCACTCATTCACCAAGCCAAAAGGCTGGTGAAAGAGAAGGGTCATTTGTTCTCCCAAGATGCCTGAAAAATGTGCGAAAGACTTTGATGAAGTActtctatctttttttctttgtacttTGTTATGGGCTTTCAATCTCccttgtaatttaaaaaaaaaaaattatattttacaactATGAAAATTTTCTCCCACTTAgttataataacaatattataatattgTAAGACCCCTATAATTGTAATTCCacactaatttaaataaatgacTAACAACTAAGAAAATGAACCTAAGGATTTATTATATAGCACATTGGAACACCATTTTGAAGAAGTTTTATTGTAGAaagtatagttattaaacttatttgattttatgGATGGATTTAATGACCTATCAATTTTAATCACGGATCAATCAATTGGGTTGCTTGATATTCATGGATGAATGTCAAAATTAGTTAAAAGattttctataataattttaacacCTTCCACTCTCTTCAACTCATCTGCTTGTGAATTTTTAGGTTCTTTATTGCTTTACTCTTTTGCAACTATATAGAAAGAAGTCcctcatttccttttttatacTTGCATAAATAACTTCTTTGAGAATGTAGTTCCCAATATCTTATAATCATTATTTAGATCTCGATTTACTCACGATCACAAGCACAAGCACAAATTGTTTACACATATCATCACAAAGTATTATGTAATGGATGTAGTTATATGGGttgtaaattaaataatatacttaattaatacattaaaagtGATATCTATTAGTAATTAGTTTTAACTATGAATTGTAATACATGATATAAATTtagataaaatgataaaatatttattacattgCATATTTTATATTGGATTCTTATAACTTATTCATAAAACTCGTTAAGATTTgatccaaattaaaaaagttcTTATGGGCTGACATTtcaaaatcctttcaaaaaagCTCTTTAAGAAaagaatcatattaaaaaagtaaatgttTCATCATTCATTCATAATATTTAAGATAAATAGACTTATAACAAGATATTatcttaaatattaatgaagAGTAATATCTTGATTTCTCGTGCCTTTCAAATTTTCAAGTCTTTAAGTTTGATATTCATCAATGATACCTAAATGTCAATTTAGGGGTAGTAATTTTCCTTATTAAAGTGCAAAACATTTTCCACTGGAACATACCACCAAATAGATCAACCCATGGTTACTACTTAGATATTTTAGGACTATGGTGTAAAAttcttattcaaaaaaaaaatacgagtgaaacctaatactataagataaaTGAACATAAACATGTTATTATTCATGGGCTATTGCTGCAAAAACAACAAGCTTCACGAAAACTCATCCTAGAATTTGGGTAGGGCTTAATGAGCATAATAAAAGGCTTacctaaatatttattatcatagcTTGATAAACTATCAATAATTATAGGTTGTGATAAGAGTAAATATTTATAGATATGTCAATTCACCAAACAATTAAGAGTGGAAAAAATGATCTAGACTTTAGAATGGATAGACTTGAGCACACTTTTCTACCCAAGGTTTAACTCATTGTAATACTCATTCCCacccatgtaaataaattattgataaattaagCACATTATactattagaaataaaaaacaagtagcATTTCAGCTAACCTTAGATAGAATGCTTAAAGATGGTAGTATCTTTCATTTAGTATAATTAGTTCTTTACTCGATAACTCAGCAAGCCACTTAAAATTTTTAGTGATTATAATATTAGTTGGCGACttctttttaacataaaattttttattctttctatacatataaacaaaaaaaaaagcatttttcccttttaaaaaaaatggacgaGTCATCCTAATAATGTTACGTGCGACATACAttataaactagaaaaattcttgttttccTTAAGACAAATGAAAGCCAAAACTTGAAATGTATACTTGTCTAATATGGATAACTCCTATACCAGATTATTATCCAAAATCTAAGAATGACTATTTTACCTCTAAAAGTGTTAGAGTTGCTAGTCAACACATTCACCTACAAATAAATCATTCTTTCACCTTGTTAAGGTGATGAAATTCCTTCTAATTGTTGACGctataatctttattatttatttcattttactttaaaacAGTCAGATTAATTCCTACTAAACATTTGAGCATTTTACTATGTAATCGATTTTCTGCTATGCATGATTTAGTTCATCTCTTTAATTTGAGTGAAAAACCATTGTTAAAGTACAAGCGATATTTTAACCACTCGGGGAGTAATTGTTAATGAGCTCTAAGAGCTTGAGTGATTGAATCTTGAGCCCATGAAGAGGATTTATTGTAACAAAGAAGTGAGATAGTAGAAATACTCAAATTAATCGTTCAAAGAGTTGGACTAGACATCAAACTAAACCACTATGTATTGTGATGCAATCTTTCATATGattctattattattgtaaaaattGTAAACGAGGATTAAGTATTAAGCATTGttctaaacatttaatttacCCGCTTGTTAGGTGCAAGGGTTTTCAAGATATGTATTATAGAAGAGTAgcatggtaattttttttagaaaaaaaattctggttAAAAaccgtaaaaacaaataaactataAACTATTAGAGGATTGCATGCCTATCTATACGAATCCCAAATCCCAAAAAATGAAACATCTACGAGAAATAGTTCAATAAtgttaattacatatatttttatgtttattgtattttgatttttctcataatttattttaaaagaattacatTAATCTCCTAGAAATAAAAGAACGGGAAATGTAACAAAATTACGAGGCTGTGGTAACGAGAGGGTAACCCTGTTATATAACCATAATAACGATCATTTGCCTATTATAACGAGTCTATATaataggataaaaaattaatgtccttatattttttttcacaagtaaGTTATCGTCTATATTTAACAAGCTCGTTCCAGCTCTAACAATTAACAAGGATCAAAAAAGATAGCAGGCgacgatgaaaaaaaagaaaaaattttacTCGGTTTGAGGCATTCAGTGTATCTTCTACATTTATACTGTTAGCAACCGAATGTCGAAGGTGCAAGTAAACAATTCTTGCTGCAACTTCTTTTCACCATTGAATGGTTTAAACATGAGGTGCAGTATGAAGAAAGGGAAAATTTACCCAATGATTAGATTAGAACATTTAACTTTTCGAAAATGTGCATAAACTGTGatgacagagagagagagagaggaacatGGATTCGCctcccctctccctctccctctctctaccTCTTTTCTTTTGGTGGGTGGCCGGGGGCGGAgggatttgaaaaacaaccattttTTCCCATGATCAGAATCTGAATTGGGGGTCAACGTCCATCGCCCAGGTAAACTTTGCTAAGAGAGACTTGTTGAATATCTGTAACAAAAGCATATGATAAGAAACAGCTTGATTTAGACAGTCACTGCCACAGTACCAAATAGAAGAAAACGATAAAGCATAACTGTTGGTTAAATTATTTCATCCCATAAATAATTTCAGAAGCAGTTCACCTTATCAATAGGAACTTCATGCCGCTTGCACCACGCAACTGTGATCCTAGGATCAAGGTAGTTAATCTTGGATGTCCCCAATGCCACTGTTTTCAGATCCTCTTTGGTCTTCATGGCCATTCCCATTTTCTCAATCCTTTGATTGATTGTTGCTATCTTCTTCTCTATTCTGAAAATCAATTCCAAGAATCATTAAGAACCATCAAGTATACACAAAATACCCGAGCACAAGGGCAAAAGTTATATTACGCTTCAGGAGACAAGCTCCTCTTTTGCTTTCCATCTGCACCCTTCAATGGGGGCTTCCCCTTTTTGGCCCTGTCCAGATCAGTTTTCAACTCCTTTAGCGTGCCCTGCAAGCAAAACATGAGTCAGCTCAAAGCATGGACTCCACAAACACAATAAGCAGTAAGAAGGAATGGGCAAAGTTTCCAATATGCTAAGGGCGACAGTATGCCAAAGCAAGAGTTGGCTTGGCGATCTACACACTACCATAATAAATCCATGCATTCAAAGAAGAGAGAATAGTAAAACACAGCCAGGAATTCCTCGAGTTAGATTTTCTCCCAATTTCTCAAAAAATGAGGGCCAAAAATTTCTCGTAcagttctaaaattaattacctTGAGTTCCTCAATTTTCTCAGTCAATCTTGACATTTGTGCATCATGAGATTTTGAAATGGTTCGTTGATGATTACATATGATTGCAACCTgcagaaaaaaagaagccatCATTATAGGTGCAAGATCGGCAGCTAAAAAACACTACCAAAAGTCCAAAAAACGTTTCTGGCCACAAACTGGCTTTACCTGTTTGTTTGCTTGGTTATAAATGACAATTTTTTCAGCAACATCACCATCTTCTGTTTCCTCATATAACTGTTTACACGCCAAATATAATCCCGACAGCATGTAAATTCACATACTTCCAAGTGACCCATAGGAAGTTGATTATACAACTTCAATGTAGTAATTGATCTCAGCTTGAAACTTACCTTTTCATCCAATGTAATTGATGCATTGTATGTACGAAAAACTTTTGCTGTGAGCCCCGGCATGAGTTCTTTTAGGTGAGCATTTAGTTTAGATGTATCCAGTGAGTGAAAAAGATCATCAGTTGGCTTTTTtgctgaagaagaaaaaattgctCATCAGTCCTGCTATAAGATTTTAGTAACCTAATCTTAACTGCCATTTACTCACCAACTTGAAAATGTCCAATTGCCTTGTACACAGGAAGCTCAACCTCAACCGTGTTCTCATATCGAATTGAATCTTTACCAAGGAAGTCAAACTGAAGGGTCAATCAGAAGCAAGTATTAATGCTAGCAATTCACTAGAAAGGTTAATGCATGTATATAGCCAATCAAATTTAGGCAACTCAAAGCCATTTTACTCCCAAACTTTTGAAAGTAGGCCCGCCACTGCAGCTATCATATATGAAGATACTACACTTAAAAATCTACtgtccataaaaataaaaccaccaTACCTTCAGCTTATTTGGAGGGATGCACTCAACATTTGCTACTTTTAATGTGCAGCAACCAACAGTATCAGCTTCATCATCATCCTATAGGCAGCCAATCacagaatgaagaaaatttgatGAAGTTCTCACTCAAAATGCATATATGATCAATAAAGCTAATTCCTACATGAAATCTCAACACTGCTCAGTTGGGAACCCAATAACAAGCAAACACAAACCAGCATAACAAAATGTGTTTTGGAAACACTTGCTAAGttctaacaagaaaaataaaacacatactGAATACATTTTTCAGGTGATTAGgtccatgaaaaatatttgatgggTTTCAATTATCCTAGGAAGAGGTACATGACTTTTGGTGATATTCCCTTGGAATCAAATGCAATTTTAAATTTCTACAGCCTGACAATATGTTTCAATTATTgtacaattcaaaaaatagctGTTGGTTTCACTTCACCACCTCACCCTAGAAAACCTCATAGCagaattaaaactaaattgtaGTCCAAAAACACATGCATATGATCTGCTCAAGGCTGAGTTGCCACGTAGAAAGGGGAAGATAAAAAAGAGTCCAggcattttgaaaagcaacagtgACATTTAAATTTGGAGGATGTGATAATTGATAAACTGAATGTGATTCAGCAAAATCAAACTAGTTTGAGGCCTGAATCCATTCTTATCATTTGGCTTTCTGCAGACCATATTCACACCCAAAGGCTGAAATTAACTTGTCAATTTGAAGCACCAGGTTCATTATGCGAGTTAAAGCCTCATTTGTCTTTACACATTCTACCCTCCAAGGAAATTCCAATGACAAGGCAAGAACACATTCTCCAAACAAAAAGGTGTTATATCCAATCTAAAAGGCCCAAATCAACTGCCAAGGGTTCAAGAAACTTGTTTTGTTGGTTGTTATACCTTCTCATTACCCGCCCTCAGAGCTAGCTTATCAATAAGATAGGTTGCTACTGCTATTTGCCGCTTCGTAATATCTTTACTTGCAAAATCCTTTGTGTAAGCTGCCCTAATGTTGTGTATATAGTCCTGCACTCAAAATACACAAGCTAAAGACAAGTTCCTCAATCATATCA
This genomic interval from Populus alba chromosome 1, ASM523922v2, whole genome shotgun sequence contains the following:
- the LOC118056809 gene encoding V-type proton ATPase subunit e1-like, producing MGFFVTTLIFVVIGIIASLCTRICCNRGPSTNLLHLTLVLTATVCCWMMWAIVYLAQMKPLIVPILSEGE